In the genome of bacterium, one region contains:
- a CDS encoding septum formation protein Maf yields MPPLVLASGSPRRAQLLAMLGLTFEVIEPNIDETWREGEPPALHVERLAREKAQRVAALRPDALVIACDTIVVVDGELLGKPRDAAEAVEMLMRLRGREHRVETGIAIAAPGNRMESSVEGAVVRFRHFDRVTAEEYVATGEPLDKAGAYAIQGLGAALVDLIEGDFFAVMGLPVSRMISLLRALGWRYNFRGLEPLET; encoded by the coding sequence GTGCCGCCGCTGGTCCTGGCGTCGGGCTCGCCGAGGCGGGCCCAGCTCCTCGCCATGCTCGGGCTTACGTTCGAAGTCATCGAGCCGAACATCGACGAGACCTGGCGCGAGGGCGAGCCGCCGGCGCTGCACGTCGAGCGCTTGGCGCGGGAAAAGGCGCAGCGGGTGGCGGCGCTCCGCCCGGACGCGCTGGTCATCGCGTGTGATACGATCGTCGTGGTGGATGGGGAGCTGCTGGGCAAGCCGCGGGACGCGGCGGAAGCGGTCGAGATGCTCATGCGGCTCCGCGGCAGGGAGCACCGGGTCGAGACCGGGATCGCGATCGCCGCGCCGGGCAACCGCATGGAGAGCTCGGTGGAGGGTGCGGTCGTGCGCTTCCGGCACTTCGACCGGGTCACCGCGGAAGAGTACGTGGCGACGGGCGAGCCGCTGGACAAGGCGGGCGCCTACGCCATCCAAGGACTCGGTGCCGCCCTCGTGGACCTGATCGAGGGAGATTTCTTCGCCGTGATGGGGCTCCCGGTCTCACGGATGATCTCCCTTCTCCGCGCCCTCGGCTGGCGCTACAACTTCCGCGGCCTCGAGCCACTGGAGACGTGA
- the mtnA gene encoding S-methyl-5-thioribose-1-phosphate isomerase, giving the protein MSHPEAVRWSEDGRAVDILDQTRLPDAEVRLRIASAEEAAEAIRTLRVRGAPAIGVAAALALAVEMERWTDLPGSEFRARLEQARRLLASTRPTAVNLFWALERMARRAAELPGAPNDAVVRALRAEASAILEEDRAMCRRIGEHGLALLPDGPIGVLTHCNAGALATSGMGTALAPIYLAHAAGRSVHVYVDETRPLLQGARITAWELLRAGVPSTLVVDSVAAFLMQQGRVRLVIVGADRIAANGDVANKIGTYALAVLARHHGIPFYVAAPASTVDLATPTGRDIPIEERDPDEVRRGFGRLTAPGAMPVYAPAFDVTPAELVTAIITDRGVLRPPYAESIRRALAGADAAPHPEPGHVLQER; this is encoded by the coding sequence GTGAGTCACCCCGAAGCCGTCCGCTGGTCCGAGGACGGCCGCGCCGTGGACATCCTGGACCAGACGCGGCTGCCGGACGCCGAGGTGCGGCTACGGATCGCATCGGCGGAAGAGGCCGCGGAGGCGATCCGCACCCTGCGGGTGCGCGGGGCGCCGGCCATCGGTGTGGCCGCCGCCCTCGCCCTCGCCGTCGAGATGGAACGCTGGACGGATCTGCCCGGGTCGGAGTTCCGTGCGCGGCTGGAGCAGGCCCGCCGCCTCCTCGCCTCGACCCGGCCCACCGCCGTGAACCTCTTCTGGGCGCTGGAGCGCATGGCACGCCGCGCCGCGGAGTTGCCCGGCGCGCCGAACGATGCGGTCGTGCGGGCGCTGCGCGCAGAGGCCAGCGCGATCCTGGAAGAGGATCGCGCCATGTGCCGCCGCATCGGCGAGCACGGCCTCGCGCTGCTGCCGGACGGGCCCATCGGCGTGCTCACCCATTGCAACGCCGGCGCGCTGGCGACCTCCGGCATGGGCACCGCACTCGCGCCCATCTACCTCGCACACGCGGCCGGCCGGAGCGTCCATGTTTACGTGGACGAGACCCGTCCGCTGCTCCAGGGCGCCCGCATCACGGCCTGGGAATTGCTCCGCGCCGGCGTGCCCTCGACCCTGGTGGTGGACTCGGTCGCCGCATTCCTGATGCAGCAGGGCAGGGTGCGGCTCGTGATCGTGGGTGCGGACCGCATCGCGGCGAACGGCGACGTCGCCAACAAGATCGGCACGTACGCGCTGGCCGTCCTCGCGCGCCACCACGGCATCCCGTTCTACGTCGCGGCGCCGGCCAGCACAGTGGATCTCGCCACGCCCACGGGACGGGACATCCCGATCGAGGAACGGGACCCGGACGAGGTGCGCCGCGGCTTCGGCCGGCTCACCGCTCCCGGAGCGATGCCGGTCTACGCGCCCGCGTTCGATGTCACGCCGGCCGAGCTGGTGACCGCGATCATCACGGACCGGGGCGTCCTCCGGCCTCCGTATGCCGAGTCGATCCGCCGTGCGCTCGCCGGGGCGGATGCGGCCCCGCACCCCGAGCCGGGGCACGTGCTGCAGGAGAGGTGA
- the glpK gene encoding glycerol kinase, producing the protein MSAVLAIDQGTTGTTCLVLSREGAVLGRAYSEFTQHYPRPGWVEHDAEEIWAVTLRAAREAIAAAGVTPVAIGITNQRETVVVWDRATGEPLTRAIVWQDRRTAPLCRELREAGHEPWVRERTGLVLDPYFSATKLTWLFEHRPELRRRAEAGDLAAGTVDTWLVWKLTGGRVHATDPTNASRTLLYGIGRLDWDDDLLSLFGVPRAVLPEVRPSSGSFGETDPAFFGAPIPITGVAGDQQAALFGQGCWAPGLAKNTYGTGAFLLLHTGTERIASTRGLLTTVACGPRGEPAYALEGAIFVAGAAVQWLRDALGIIENAAETEALARSIASNDGVYFVPAFVGLGAPHWNAEARGTIIGLTRGAGRAHLARAALEAMAYSTYDVLDAMVADSGVDARELAVDGGAAQNDWLMQFQADVLGIPVLRAHTVEATALGAAGLAGLAAGVWPDAETFLASRGELARFAPAMSAEARAALLAGWRRALQATRAATEVAHGG; encoded by the coding sequence GTGTCTGCCGTGCTGGCCATCGACCAGGGGACGACCGGGACGACGTGCCTGGTGTTGAGCCGTGAAGGCGCCGTCCTCGGCCGCGCCTACTCCGAGTTCACCCAGCATTACCCGCGGCCCGGCTGGGTGGAGCACGACGCAGAGGAGATCTGGGCCGTCACGCTCCGCGCCGCCCGCGAAGCCATCGCCGCGGCGGGGGTCACGCCCGTCGCCATCGGCATCACCAACCAGCGCGAGACCGTCGTGGTGTGGGACCGCGCGACGGGGGAGCCGCTCACACGGGCCATCGTGTGGCAGGACCGGCGCACGGCGCCGCTGTGCCGGGAGCTGCGCGAAGCCGGACACGAGCCGTGGGTGCGTGAGCGCACCGGCCTGGTGCTCGACCCGTACTTCTCGGCCACCAAGCTGACCTGGTTGTTCGAACACCGCCCCGAGCTTAGACGCCGCGCGGAGGCGGGCGACCTCGCGGCGGGCACCGTCGATACGTGGCTGGTCTGGAAGCTCACGGGCGGCCGGGTGCACGCCACGGACCCGACCAACGCGTCCCGCACGCTGCTCTACGGCATCGGGCGGCTGGACTGGGACGACGACCTCCTGTCCTTGTTCGGCGTGCCGCGCGCCGTGCTCCCGGAGGTCCGGCCCTCGAGCGGCAGTTTCGGCGAGACCGACCCCGCGTTCTTCGGCGCCCCGATCCCGATCACCGGTGTGGCCGGCGACCAGCAGGCGGCGCTGTTCGGCCAGGGTTGCTGGGCGCCCGGGCTGGCGAAGAACACGTACGGCACAGGCGCGTTCCTGCTGCTCCACACCGGGACCGAGCGCATCGCCTCGACGCGGGGGCTGTTGACGACGGTGGCGTGCGGCCCCCGCGGCGAGCCCGCGTACGCCCTGGAAGGCGCCATCTTCGTCGCAGGCGCCGCCGTGCAATGGCTGCGGGATGCCCTCGGGATCATCGAGAACGCGGCGGAGACGGAGGCCCTCGCGCGCTCCATCGCCTCCAACGACGGCGTCTACTTCGTTCCCGCGTTCGTGGGCCTGGGCGCGCCGCACTGGAACGCCGAGGCGCGCGGCACCATCATCGGACTCACCCGCGGCGCCGGCCGCGCGCATCTCGCCCGCGCCGCCCTCGAAGCGATGGCCTACTCGACGTACGACGTGCTGGACGCGATGGTCGCCGACTCGGGTGTGGATGCGCGCGAGCTGGCCGTGGACGGCGGCGCGGCGCAGAACGACTGGCTGATGCAGTTCCAGGCGGACGTCCTGGGGATTCCCGTCCTGCGCGCGCACACCGTGGAGGCCACCGCCCTCGGTGCCGCAGGCCTCGCCGGCCTGGCCGCGGGCGTCTGGCCGGATGCGGAGACGTTCCTCGCCTCACGCGGCGAGCTGGCGCGCTTCGCTCCCGCCATGTCCGCCGAAGCCCGGGCCGCGCTGCTCGCGGGCTGGCGGCGGGCGTTGCAGGCGACCCGCGCCGCGACGGAGGTCGCCCATGGCGGCTGA
- a CDS encoding TIGR00725 family protein produces the protein MAAEAVARPLRIAVCGGGAASANAAQLAAAEETGRAIAAAGAVLVCGGLGGVMEAAARGAASVGGLTLGILPGDSAAEANPWISLPLPTAMGEGRNVLVVRAAEAVIAIGGEWGTLSEVALARKIGIPVVLLEPALTAALPLPCAASPAEAVAAALEAARRSRGGGAVATPRPAPGP, from the coding sequence ATGGCGGCTGAAGCCGTCGCCCGGCCGCTGCGCATCGCCGTGTGCGGTGGTGGCGCCGCGTCGGCGAACGCCGCGCAGCTCGCCGCGGCGGAAGAGACCGGCCGCGCCATCGCCGCCGCCGGCGCCGTGCTCGTCTGCGGCGGGCTGGGCGGCGTGATGGAGGCCGCGGCGCGCGGAGCGGCGAGCGTGGGCGGCCTGACGCTGGGCATCCTTCCCGGCGACTCGGCGGCCGAGGCGAACCCATGGATCTCGCTGCCGCTCCCCACGGCCATGGGTGAGGGGCGGAACGTGCTGGTCGTGCGCGCGGCAGAGGCGGTGATCGCGATCGGCGGCGAGTGGGGCACGCTCTCCGAAGTCGCGCTCGCACGCAAGATCGGCATCCCCGTCGTCCTGCTCGAGCCGGCTCTGACCGCCGCGCTCCCACTGCCCTGCGCCGCTTCGCCGGCGGAGGCCGTCGCCGCGGCGCTGGAAGCCGCGCGCCGGAGCCGCGGCGGCGGCGCTGTCGCGACCCCACGTCCGGCACCCGGGCCATGA
- a CDS encoding glycogen debranching protein, protein MSLPPPLVIPAARLHDLADGASLEWLEVDGRGGFASGTAVGANTRRYHGVLVVARRPPADRVVLLSRLEEVVITAAGERYELATNYYPGVVHPTGHRWLASFRLDPWPVWQYRLGSLTLTKSLFAARDAGAVVVTYCVSGGEALLELRPLVAGRGYHALVQANEHVAQAAEVEPGRITYRPYPLIPPLVLSHDGGEWHPDPRWYYRTLYPRETERGLDDAEDLFQPGVLRVRLVPDRPWRLVCATRPMDPAPADEWAGAERRRRAAAAERGRDLGGDDAALATLGARLALAAEAFLVERDDARTIIAGYPWFADWGRDAMISIPGLCLALGRIEEAEAVLRTFAAHQRDGLIPNRFPDDGGEIPVDHYNAADASLWFVEAVAALHEAGGDTRAFRQAVHTTMHAYRTGTRFGIRLEPDGLVRQGVEGVQLTWMDAKVDGWVVTPRTGRAVEINALWYNALRRAAGLSRVWGDDPREYEELARRARSGFRVFWNPEARCLFDVIGDDGRPDPSLRPNQLFAVSLPHSPLTPEQMRGVVEAVERDLLVPLGVRTLAPSAPGYVGIYRGPQRERDAAYHSGTAWPWLLGPFATAYLRVHGLRPSTRERVRALLEPVIAHIGEYGLGHIAEVVGGDPPHAPGGCFAQAWSCAEVLRILAMIRRRPVAPDRRPR, encoded by the coding sequence ATGTCCCTGCCTCCACCGCTCGTCATCCCTGCGGCTCGGTTGCACGATCTCGCGGACGGCGCCTCCCTCGAGTGGCTCGAGGTGGATGGCCGCGGCGGCTTCGCATCGGGCACGGCGGTCGGCGCGAACACGCGCCGCTACCACGGCGTGCTGGTCGTTGCCCGGCGCCCGCCGGCCGACCGGGTCGTGTTGCTGTCGCGGCTCGAGGAGGTCGTCATCACCGCCGCAGGCGAACGCTACGAACTCGCGACCAACTACTATCCCGGCGTGGTGCATCCCACGGGGCACCGGTGGCTCGCGTCGTTCCGACTCGACCCGTGGCCCGTCTGGCAGTACCGGCTGGGCTCGCTCACGCTGACGAAGTCTCTGTTCGCCGCGCGGGACGCGGGCGCCGTCGTCGTCACGTACTGCGTGAGCGGAGGCGAAGCGCTCCTCGAGCTGCGGCCGCTGGTGGCCGGACGCGGCTACCACGCGCTGGTGCAGGCGAACGAGCACGTGGCGCAGGCTGCGGAGGTGGAACCCGGCCGCATCACTTACCGGCCGTACCCGCTGATCCCGCCGCTCGTGCTGAGCCACGACGGCGGCGAGTGGCACCCCGACCCGCGCTGGTACTACCGGACGCTCTACCCGCGCGAGACGGAGCGCGGGTTGGACGACGCCGAGGACCTGTTCCAGCCCGGCGTGCTCCGCGTCCGGCTCGTGCCGGACCGGCCGTGGCGGCTGGTCTGCGCCACGAGGCCGATGGACCCTGCCCCGGCGGACGAGTGGGCCGGTGCGGAGCGGCGGCGCCGCGCGGCTGCCGCGGAGCGGGGGCGCGATCTGGGGGGCGACGACGCCGCGCTCGCCACCCTCGGCGCGCGCCTCGCCCTCGCGGCGGAGGCGTTCCTCGTCGAGCGCGACGACGCCCGCACCATCATCGCCGGCTACCCCTGGTTCGCCGACTGGGGCCGGGACGCGATGATCTCGATCCCCGGCCTCTGCCTCGCCCTCGGCCGCATCGAGGAGGCGGAAGCGGTGCTGCGCACGTTCGCGGCCCACCAGCGGGACGGCCTCATCCCCAACCGCTTCCCCGACGACGGCGGCGAGATCCCGGTGGATCACTACAACGCGGCCGACGCCTCGCTCTGGTTCGTGGAGGCGGTGGCGGCGCTGCACGAGGCCGGCGGCGACACCCGCGCGTTCCGCCAGGCCGTCCACACCACCATGCACGCGTACCGCACCGGCACGCGCTTCGGCATCCGGCTCGAGCCGGACGGACTCGTGCGGCAGGGCGTGGAGGGCGTGCAGCTCACCTGGATGGACGCCAAGGTGGACGGCTGGGTCGTCACGCCGCGCACCGGCCGCGCCGTCGAGATCAACGCGCTGTGGTACAACGCGCTCCGGCGGGCGGCCGGCCTCTCGCGCGTCTGGGGCGACGACCCCCGGGAGTACGAGGAGCTCGCGCGCCGCGCCCGCTCCGGGTTCCGCGTCTTCTGGAATCCCGAAGCGCGGTGCCTGTTCGACGTGATCGGGGACGACGGGCGGCCCGACCCCTCGCTGCGGCCGAACCAGCTCTTCGCCGTGTCTCTGCCGCATTCGCCGCTCACCCCCGAGCAGATGCGCGGGGTCGTGGAGGCGGTGGAGCGCGACCTGCTGGTCCCGCTCGGCGTGCGGACGCTCGCGCCCTCCGCGCCGGGGTACGTCGGCATCTATCGCGGGCCGCAGCGCGAGCGGGACGCGGCCTACCACTCCGGCACGGCGTGGCCGTGGCTGCTCGGTCCCTTCGCCACGGCTTACCTGCGGGTCCACGGCCTCCGTCCCAGCACCCGCGAGCGGGTGCGGGCGTTGCTCGAACCCGTGATCGCCCACATCGGCGAGTACGGCCTCGGCCACATCGCGGAGGTGGTGGGCGGTGACCCGCCGCACGCCCCGGGTGGCTGCTTCGCCCAGGCCTGGAGCTGCGCCGAGGTGCTCCGCATCCTGGCCATGATCCGGCGCCGGCCGGTGGCGCCCGACCGCCGCCCTCGCTAG
- the recA gene encoding recombinase RecA: MPTLELTDEKRKALNIAIAQIERAHGKGSIMRMGVDGARVQVEAISTGAINLDAAIGIGGIPRGRISEIFGPESSGKTTLCLHVIANAQKQGGIAAFIDAEHALDIEYARKLGVDVDNLLVSQPDTGEQALEIAEVLIRSGAVDVVVIDSVAALVPRAEIEGEMGDSHVGLQARLMSQALRKLTGAVSRSRTAVIFTNQIREKIGVMFGNPETTTGGRALKFYASVRLDIRRVGAIKDGQELVGNRTRVKVVKNKCAPPFRQAEFDIMYNEGISHTGLLVDLGVEYRIIEKSGAWFSYGDVRLGQGRENAKAFLRENPELAAEIEAKIRAELGMRSIPATADDGPVAYDE, from the coding sequence ATGCCAACGCTCGAGCTCACGGATGAGAAGCGGAAGGCGCTGAACATCGCCATCGCACAGATCGAGCGCGCCCACGGCAAGGGCTCGATCATGCGCATGGGAGTGGACGGCGCGCGCGTCCAGGTCGAGGCCATCTCGACCGGCGCCATCAACCTCGACGCGGCCATCGGGATCGGCGGGATCCCGCGCGGCCGGATCAGTGAGATCTTCGGCCCGGAGTCCAGCGGGAAGACCACACTCTGCCTCCACGTCATCGCGAACGCGCAGAAGCAGGGCGGCATCGCGGCGTTCATCGACGCGGAGCACGCCCTGGACATCGAGTACGCGCGCAAGCTCGGCGTGGACGTGGACAACCTGCTGGTCAGCCAGCCGGACACCGGCGAGCAGGCCCTGGAGATCGCCGAAGTCCTGATCCGCAGCGGCGCGGTGGATGTCGTCGTCATCGACTCCGTCGCCGCCCTCGTGCCGCGGGCCGAGATCGAGGGAGAGATGGGCGACTCGCACGTCGGCCTCCAGGCCCGGCTCATGAGCCAGGCGCTGCGCAAGCTGACCGGCGCCGTCAGCCGCTCGCGTACGGCGGTCATCTTCACCAACCAGATCCGCGAGAAGATCGGCGTCATGTTCGGCAACCCGGAGACGACGACGGGTGGCCGCGCGCTGAAGTTCTACGCGAGCGTCCGGCTGGACATCCGCCGCGTCGGCGCGATCAAGGACGGCCAGGAGCTGGTGGGCAACCGCACGCGCGTCAAGGTGGTGAAGAACAAGTGCGCGCCGCCGTTCCGCCAGGCCGAGTTCGACATCATGTACAACGAGGGCATCAGCCATACCGGCCTGCTGGTGGACCTGGGCGTCGAGTACCGCATCATCGAGAAGTCCGGCGCCTGGTTCTCCTACGGCGACGTCCGCCTCGGCCAGGGCAGGGAGAACGCCAAGGCCTTCCTGCGCGAGAATCCGGAGCTCGCCGCCGAGATCGAGGCGAAGATCCGCGCCGAGCTCGGAATGAGGAGCATCCCCGCCACCGCCGACGACGGCCCCGTCGCCTACGACGAGTGA
- a CDS encoding alanine--tRNA ligase: MNSSEIRQRFLDYFARHDHRIVPSSSLVPADDPTLLFTNAGMVQFKRVFLGEEKLPFRRATTAQKCLRVSGKHNDLEEVGVTARHHTFFEMLGNFSFGDYFKREAIAFAWELLTEEYGLPRERLWATVHYSDDEAARLWEEVAGLPPQRIFRLGDKDNFWQMGDTGPCGPCSEIHFDLRPADRRGKDLSLEEFIACGEQGEFLELWNLVFMQYDRRADGELEPLPAPSIDTGAGLERLAVVLQGVYSNYETDLFVPLIQRAAETVGKRFDPAAPSAVSFRVLADHARAVAFLLADGVFPSNEGRGYVLRRILRRAVRHAWLLGRREPTLVDVVDEVVARMGDAYPELRERHDHLLETTRLEEERFLQTIDAGMERFDEIAPELSDEERGAIDAGLRPRPVIQGIDAFRLYDTFGYPLDLIELMARERGYAVDLAGFERALEEQRERSRVAHQARMAESADASALAAGWEELVPEAEQRFVGYETTTVETDVIAYRREDGRLALQLRENPFYVEGGGQVSDRGVVEGPGWRMSVDDVRRVAGRVAVLGAVEGEFPGGRVPLRVRAVVEQPTRHDTERNHTATHLLHAALRKVLGTHVVQRGSLVAPDRLRFDFSHPRPLTPEEIRQVEEEVNRAIFADQDVCVDYMGYREAVERGAMALFGEKYGDVVRVISVPGVSAELCGGTHVRHTGEIGLFRIVSETSVAAGVRRIEAVTGPAAYARAVEHEETLRRAAALLRTSPDALLRRIEQLLEENRELERRLQRALAQGTVDRVSELVERAVPVDNTRVVAGEVDIATPDELRALGDRLRERLGSGVAVLAARMDDRISLLAVSTDDLISRGVRADRVVREVASLTGGSGGGRPHMAQGGVGDPAKVKDALARAPEIVRTLIAGA; the protein is encoded by the coding sequence ATGAACTCATCGGAGATCCGACAGCGCTTCCTCGACTACTTCGCTCGTCACGACCACCGCATCGTGCCGAGCTCGAGCCTCGTCCCCGCGGACGACCCGACCCTGCTGTTCACCAACGCGGGGATGGTCCAGTTCAAGCGCGTGTTCCTGGGCGAGGAGAAGCTGCCGTTCCGGCGCGCGACGACGGCGCAGAAGTGCCTGCGCGTGAGCGGCAAGCACAACGACCTCGAAGAGGTGGGCGTCACCGCGCGACACCACACCTTCTTCGAGATGCTCGGCAACTTCTCCTTCGGCGACTACTTCAAACGCGAGGCGATCGCGTTCGCCTGGGAACTGCTCACGGAGGAGTACGGGCTGCCGCGCGAGCGGCTCTGGGCCACCGTGCACTACTCGGACGACGAGGCCGCGAGGCTCTGGGAGGAGGTCGCCGGCCTGCCGCCGCAGCGCATCTTCCGCCTCGGCGACAAGGACAACTTCTGGCAGATGGGCGACACCGGGCCGTGCGGCCCGTGCTCGGAGATCCACTTCGACCTCCGGCCCGCGGACCGGCGCGGCAAGGACCTCAGCCTCGAGGAGTTCATCGCCTGCGGCGAACAGGGCGAGTTCCTCGAGCTGTGGAACCTCGTCTTCATGCAGTACGACCGCCGCGCCGACGGCGAGCTCGAGCCGCTGCCCGCGCCCTCCATCGACACCGGGGCGGGCCTCGAGCGGCTGGCGGTGGTGCTCCAGGGCGTCTACTCGAACTACGAGACCGACCTCTTCGTGCCGCTGATCCAGCGCGCCGCGGAGACGGTCGGCAAGCGGTTCGATCCCGCCGCGCCGAGCGCGGTGTCGTTCCGCGTGCTGGCGGACCACGCGCGCGCCGTCGCGTTCCTGCTCGCGGACGGCGTGTTCCCCTCCAACGAGGGGCGCGGCTACGTCCTGCGGCGCATCCTCCGCCGGGCGGTCCGTCACGCGTGGCTGCTGGGGCGCCGTGAGCCGACGCTGGTGGATGTGGTGGACGAGGTCGTGGCCCGTATGGGCGACGCGTACCCCGAGTTGCGCGAGCGGCACGACCATCTCCTCGAGACCACGCGGCTGGAGGAGGAGCGTTTCCTCCAGACCATCGATGCGGGCATGGAGCGGTTCGACGAGATCGCGCCCGAACTCTCTGACGAGGAGCGCGGCGCGATCGACGCCGGGCTGCGCCCGCGTCCGGTGATCCAGGGCATCGACGCGTTCCGCCTCTACGACACGTTCGGCTACCCGTTGGATCTGATCGAGTTGATGGCGCGCGAGCGGGGGTACGCCGTGGACCTGGCCGGGTTCGAGCGCGCCCTGGAGGAGCAGCGCGAGCGTTCCCGGGTGGCGCACCAGGCTCGGATGGCTGAGAGCGCGGACGCCTCGGCGCTCGCCGCCGGGTGGGAAGAGCTGGTGCCGGAGGCGGAGCAGCGCTTCGTCGGCTACGAGACGACGACGGTCGAGACCGACGTCATCGCGTACCGCCGCGAAGACGGCCGTCTCGCGCTCCAGCTCCGGGAGAACCCGTTCTACGTCGAGGGCGGTGGGCAGGTCAGCGACCGCGGGGTGGTCGAGGGTCCTGGCTGGCGCATGAGCGTGGACGACGTGCGCCGCGTGGCGGGCCGTGTGGCCGTGCTGGGCGCCGTTGAGGGCGAGTTTCCTGGCGGCCGCGTCCCGCTGCGGGTGCGCGCCGTCGTCGAGCAGCCCACGCGGCACGACACGGAGCGCAACCACACGGCCACGCACCTGCTGCACGCCGCGCTGCGCAAGGTGCTCGGCACGCACGTCGTGCAGCGCGGGTCGTTGGTGGCGCCGGACCGGCTGCGCTTCGACTTCTCGCATCCGCGGCCCCTGACGCCGGAGGAGATCCGACAGGTGGAGGAAGAGGTCAACCGCGCGATCTTCGCCGACCAGGACGTGTGCGTGGATTACATGGGCTACCGCGAAGCCGTGGAGCGCGGCGCCATGGCGCTGTTCGGCGAGAAGTACGGCGATGTCGTGCGGGTGATCTCCGTCCCGGGCGTGAGCGCGGAGCTGTGCGGCGGCACGCATGTTCGCCATACCGGTGAGATCGGGCTGTTCCGCATCGTGAGCGAGACGAGCGTGGCCGCCGGCGTGCGGCGCATCGAAGCGGTCACCGGTCCGGCGGCCTATGCGCGAGCCGTCGAACACGAGGAGACGCTGCGCCGGGCCGCCGCGCTCCTGCGGACGTCGCCGGATGCGTTGCTCCGGCGGATCGAGCAGCTCCTCGAGGAGAACCGCGAGCTCGAGCGCCGGCTGCAGCGTGCGCTCGCGCAGGGCACGGTGGACCGGGTGAGCGAGCTGGTGGAGCGTGCGGTCCCGGTGGACAACACGCGGGTCGTGGCGGGCGAGGTGGACATCGCAACGCCGGATGAGCTGCGTGCGTTGGGCGACCGGCTGCGCGAGCGGCTGGGGAGCGGCGTGGCCGTGCTGGCCGCGCGGATGGATGACCGGATCTCGCTGCTGGCGGTCTCCACCGATGACCTGATCTCGCGGGGCGTGCGCGCCGATCGCGTCGTCCGCGAGGTGGCCTCGCTGACCGGCGGCTCGGGCGGCGGCAGGCCGCACATGGCGCAGGGTGGCGTGGGCGATCCGGCGAAGGTGAAGGATGCGCTCGCGCGGGCGCCCGAGATCGTGCGGACGCTGATCGCCGGGGCATGA
- a CDS encoding phosphoheptose isomerase: MKSPPVSEAAAHLEGLAELAGRVAREMAGEIAEIAELVVRALVGGGKLMFCGNGGSAADAQHLAAEYVVRFRRSRLPFSAIALTTDTSVLTAAANDFGFEHVFARQLRALGRPGDVLFLHSTSGESRNLLEAARAAAAAQIHTVAMLARGGGALRELVDRALVVPTDSVAHAQEIHLAVGHAICEIVESRLATEPGGGY, from the coding sequence ATGAAGAGTCCGCCCGTTTCCGAGGCGGCCGCCCACCTCGAGGGGCTGGCCGAGCTGGCCGGACGCGTTGCCCGCGAGATGGCGGGCGAGATCGCGGAGATCGCCGAGCTGGTCGTACGCGCGCTGGTCGGCGGCGGCAAGCTGATGTTCTGCGGCAACGGCGGCTCGGCCGCGGACGCGCAGCACCTCGCGGCCGAGTACGTGGTCCGCTTCCGCCGCTCCCGTCTGCCGTTCTCCGCGATCGCGCTCACCACGGACACGTCCGTGCTCACCGCTGCGGCGAACGACTTCGGCTTCGAGCACGTGTTCGCCCGTCAGCTCCGCGCGCTCGGGAGGCCGGGTGATGTGCTGTTTCTGCACTCGACCTCCGGCGAGTCGAGGAACCTGCTGGAAGCGGCGCGTGCCGCTGCCGCCGCGCAGATCCACACCGTCGCCATGCTTGCCCGTGGCGGGGGGGCGCTGCGCGAACTGGTGGACCGTGCGCTCGTCGTGCCGACGGACAGCGTCGCCCACGCGCAGGAGATCCACCTCGCCGTCGGCCACGCGATCTGCGAGATCGTGGAGAGCCGGCTCGCCACGGAGCCGGGGGGCGGGTATTGA